DNA sequence from the Deinococcus apachensis DSM 19763 genome:
CAACCCGAAAAATCCCGAATGGGCTGGGCGCGACCGCTTCGTGCTGTCGGCGGGGCACGCCTCCATGCTGATCTACTCGCTGCTGCACCTCACCGGGTACGACATGCCGCTGGAGGACATCAAGCGCTTTCGCCAGTGGGGCAGCAAGACGCCGGGGCACCCCGAGTTCTTCCACACTAAGGGGCTCGACGCGACCACGGGGCCGCTCGGTCAGGGCGCGGCGATGACGGTCGGCATGGCGATGGCCGAGCACCACCTCGCCGCCCGCTACAACCGCGAGGGCTTTCCGATCTTCGACAACTACGTGTATTCCATCCTGGGTGACGGCGACCTCCAGGAGGGCGTGAACCACGAGTCGGCCGCGCTCGCCGGGCACCTGAAGCTCGGCAAGCTGATCTGGCTGCACGACGACAACTCGGTGCAACTCGACACCGCCACCGACAAGACCACGGACGAGGACACCGCCGAGCGTTACCGTGCCTACGGCTGGGAGGTGCTGCGCGTCGAGGACGGCAACAACCTGAACGAGATTGAGGCCGTGATCCGCCAGGCGCGCGAGAACATGGACCAGCCGACCCTGATCCAGGTCCGCACCATCATCGGCTTCGGCAGCCCTCGCGCGGGCACGAGCAAGGCGCACGGCGAGCCGTTGGGGGCCGAGGGCGTGGCGGCGACCAAGGCCGCGCTGGGCTGGGACTACCCGCCCTTCACGGTGCCAGACGAGGTGCGCGCGAACATGGACGCGACCGAGCGGGGCGCGAAGCTGGAGGCCGACTGGCAGGCCATGTTCGACCGTTACCAGGAGGCATACCCCGACCTCGCCGCCGAGGTGATGGCCCTCCTGAAGCGCGAGTTGCCCGAGAACCTGGAGGCTGCCCTGCCCACCTTCGAGTCCGGCGGCAAGGGCGTTGCCACCCGCAACGCGAGCGGCGAGGTCATCAACGCACTGGCGAAAGTCGTGCCCGGCCTGATGGGCGGCAGCGCGGACCTCAGCGGCAGCACGAAGACGACGATCAAGGATGGTGGAGAACTGCTGCCCGGTCACTACGAGGGCCGCAACATCTACTTCGGCGTGCGCGAGTTCGGCATGGCCGCCGCCGGAAACGGTCTGGCGCTGTACGGCGGCCCGCGCCCGCTGGTGGGCACCTTTCTGGTGTTCGCCGATTACCTCAAGCCCGCCTTCCGCCTCTCGGCGCTCCAGATGCAGCCCGTGACCTACGTGCTGACCCACGACTCCATCGGCCTGGGCGAGGACGGCCCCACCCACCAGCCCATCGAGCAGCTCGCCATGCTGCGCGCGGTTCCGAATGCCCGCGTGATCCGCCCCGCCGACGCGAATGAGACCGCCGCCGCGTGGCTGATGGCCCTGGAACACGGCACCGGCCCCACGGCGCTCGCCCTCTCCCGCCAGGACCTCCCCGTGCTGCCCCGCAACATCGAGGGGGTGAAGAAGGGCGCCTACGTCGTCCGAGATGCGGAAAACGCCCAGATCATCCTGATCGCCTCGGGTTCGGAGGTCAGCCTGGCCCTCGACGCCGCTGAAGCGCTGGCTGGGGAGGGGGTCGCCGCCCGCGTCGTCTCGATGCCCTGCATGGAGGTCTTCCGCGAGCAGGACCGGGATTACCGCGACTCGGTCCTCACTCCCGGTGTGAAGCGCGTCGCCGTCGAGGCTGCCGCCAAGCAGCCCTGGTACGAGTGGGTCGGCTTTGACGGCGCCGTGATTGGCATGGAGACCTTCGGCGCCTCCGCCCCCGCGGCGGTGCTGTTCGAGAAGTTCGGCTTCAGCGTGCCGCACGTGGCCGAGGTGGTGCGGAGCGTCCTCGGGAAGTAGCGAAGAGGTGAGGAGAGGGGCCCGCTTTCCGGTTGGAGCGGGCCCCTCCTGCTGCCCCGACATATAAAGGTCGAGTTGGGCCACGCGGAGGGGCGCCTTCACAAGCCGCCGCCCACCTTCACCCCTCCTGAAAGATGTGATCCGGTCGGCCTTACCGTCCAGATCAGGGTGTGACATTGACAACTATGACGAACCCATCCCAGGACCAGGACCAGCCCACCTCTGCCCCCACCGCGAGCTTTCCCCAGAAGGCTCCCGGGCAGACCCAGGAGGACCAGCCGGGCCACGAGTCGCAGATGACGCTGGAGCCCGTCACCATCCGCGACGACTACCGGGGCAGCGGCAAGCTGGAGGGCAAGGTCGCGTTGATCACCGGTGGGGACAGCGGCATCGGCCGCGCCGTCGCCGTGCACTTCGCGCGGGAAGGTGCGGACGTCGCCATCGTGTATCTCGATGAGCACGAGGACGCTCAGGCGACCGTGGGCATGGTGGAGGGCGAGGGCCGCCGCGCGGTTGCCATCGCTGGAGATATCGGTGACCCGCAGTTCGCCCAGCAGGCGGTGCAGCGTACGGTTCAGGAACTCGGGGGACTCGACATTCTGGTGAACAACGCCGCCGAGCAGCACCCGCAGGAGAGCATCACCGCCATCACGCCCGAGCAACTGGAGCGCACCTTCCGCACGAACATCTTCGGCATGTTTTACATCACGCAGGCAGCGCTCCCGCACCTGCAAAAGGGCGCAGCCATCATCAATACGACCAGCGTCACGGCGTACAAGGGCAGCCCGCAACTGCTCGACTACTCCTCCACCAAGGGCGCCATCGTCGCCTTTACCCGCAGCCTCAGCCAGTCCCTCGCCGAGCAGGGCATCCGGGTGAATGCCGTCGCCCCCGGCCCGATCTGGACGCCCCTGATCCCCTCCACGTTCCCACAGGACAAGGTTGAGAGCTTCGGCCAGGACGTGCCCCTGAAGCGCCCCGGCCAGCCCGCCGAGGTCGCGCCCGCCTATGTGTTCCTGGCCTCCGAGGACGGTTCCTTCATGGCCGGACAGGTGTTGCACCCCAACGGCGGCGAGGTGGTGAACGGGTAAGCGAACGTCGCCCACAAGCTCGACAGATGGGACGCCCGGGCCATGGCCCGGGCGTCCCTTTCCAGTTCGGCACTCAATTCCCGATCAGGCAGACCTCAGTCACGTACCGGTCGATGGGATCGAGGTAGGCCGTGATGAAGCGGTCCCCCGAGGAGTAGGTCTTTTTCAGAAAGCCCTGACCATCCCCGGCATCCACGAAGTCCACGTAGGTCTGATTGCTGCTCAGGGGCGCCTGGAAGCCGTTCTGGTTGATGGCCGTCTGCACGATGTCCTTGACGAGGAAGGCGGGCAGGTTCAGCCGGTACGGCCGGTAGAAGGTGGCCTTTTCAGGGGCGTAGACCCGCAGAGCATTGCAGATATTGGTGGCCTTCACCTCGTAGGGCCCCAGGTTCCCCGCCCACGTCTGCGCTGCCCCCAAGGAAACGAGGGTCAGCAGGGCAATAGTCAGAAGTCTTTTCATGTCGTCCTTTCGGGCCAGCCACTTTCAGGGCCATTCAAGAGGATGACCCCGGCGGGGCCCAGGGTCAGAGATTTGCCCAATTTCGGAGGGTACTCTTCAGGAATTCGCACCAAGATGGGTTTCTTCCCACTCGTAGAACTCCGGCTTGTAGAACTCCAGCCGCACCTTCTTGTATTCCTTCGTCGAGTACAGGATGGCGTGGTCCACGCCCTGGGCGACCTCGCGCTCGATGGCGTCGATCTTGCCGAACGCCTCTTCCTTGGAACGGCCATGGACCATCGTGAAGATGGTGTAGGGCCACTCGGGGTAGGTGGGGCGCAGGTAGCAGTGCGAGACGGCCTTGAACTCGGCCATCCGGCGGCCCACCTCGGCGACCCGGTCCTGGGGCACGGCCCAGACGCCCATCGCGTTGAAGGTAAAGCCCGCCTTCTGGTGACGGAATACGGCAGAGACGCGGCGAAGGGCTCCCGCCTCCTTCATCCTCTGGGCGTGGGCGGCCACCTCGTCGATGCTCAGGCCCAGGGCGGCGCAGGCGTCCGCGTAGGGCTCCTCAGCGACCGGCAGATCCTTCTGGAACTCCACCACGAAGGCGCGGTCGAGGTCCGAGACCTGATAGCCGATGTTGCGGTCGGCATTCGTGTACTGGGGCTTGGCCTTGGCGTTCCAGTCCTCCTGGCCGCTCATGTCGAACTCCACGCCGATCTTGAAGAGGTGCAGGGTGGGCATCAGCCGCGTCACCTTCGCCCCGCTCAGTTCGTGAAGCTTCTGCACGTGCGCTTCCAGGTCGCTCTCGGGCGGCACGGCGATGGTGTACCAGAGGTTGAAGCTGTGGTTGCGCTTGTAATTATGGCTGACCCCGGGGTGCCCGTTCACGACCTCTGCCCCCGCGTCAAGCCCGTCCTCGTCGTACACGGCGGCGACTAGGCTGGACTTGTAGCCGAGGGTGCGGGTGTCGAAGATGGCGCTGACCTGCCGCAGCACGCCCTCTTCCTTCACCTCGCGCAGGATGTCCAGGGCCTGAGCCTCGGTTAGCCCGACCTCCTCGGCCAGGACGCGGTAGGGGCGCCGCACGATGGGGATGTCGCGTTGGATGCGGTTCAGGAGTTGCTCACGCGGCGTCACCTGCGTGGGTGTGGGAGCGGGGGCGGTCATGCCCTCACCATACGCCCGCCCCAGGCGGCAGAACGTCCCCGAACGAACGGTCAGGGGAAGCGATCAGCCGTCAGTGTTCAGGGCTGCCTCGGGGGATTATCTTTCCGCTCCCGCCACAACTCCGGGGTGAGGTACTACGCGAGTCCTGAATCACCAAGAACCTCCCCGGAACTTCAAGCCCGCTGCTGATAGCTCTTCCCAGTTTGAGGAGCCACAATGCACCCATGGTCACCGCAATCGTGATGGTACAGGCAGAGAGGCAGCGTATTCAGGAGACGGCGGAGGCGCTGGCGGGCGTGCCCAGTGTGCGCGAGGTCTACAGCGTGACGGGTGAGTGGGACATAGTGGCCGTGCTGCGGCTGACCCGCTACGAGGACCTGGACGACGTGGTGACCGGGCATCTGCGGAAGGTCGAGGGCATCGTGCGGACCCAGACCATGCTCGCCTTTCGCACCTACAGCGAGTCCCTGCTCGATCAGGGCTTCGGCGTCGGCCTGGACGAAAGTCAGCCGTCCTGAAGGAAGCGGAAAGTATAGGGTGTCTTGCCCTCCCACGCCCTGTTTCTCGATCTTCTGCCACGTGGCTGTTCCCGAGACCTTTCAGCCATGAATGGTTAAGTGGCGGGTGGGAGCAAGTGAGGTCATCTCCGAGGACGGAATTACCCTCGCCCCTTTCGGGAGAGGGTCGGCGCCTAGCTCCGGGAAGAGGGACTAAGCAGCCGGGATGACCTATGCTTCACCCACGAACTTCTCAACGCCACGGCACCCCCACACGTTGGTCCAAAGGGAAGGGTTTAGAGGGGCCAAGCCGCCTTTAAAGGCTTCATGCGAAGGTTGAGACACGTGCCAGGCGGCATGTCGGAATTACCATACCAGGGCCACAAGCTTGAGATCGTCTCCATTGACATGTGATGTGCTTTACAAGCTGATGGAAAAGGACTCATACTGATGCACCGGAGGAACACACATGGCTTACAAAAAACTCAGTGAACAGCTTCAGGAACTTGACAACCCCCAGCGCAGTGACGCATTTGTCAAAGCGTTCCGTGAGGCAGTGCGTAAGGGCGAGATCGAGGCGACATACGTGCCCGAACGCTTTACCCTGCCCAAGGAGTTCAGCCGCCGCGGCGCGGAGGGAACCTATCAGCGGGACTCGCGCGAGATGGTGTTTGAAGTGACGCCTGCTTTCGAGAAGTGGTTCGACCAGACCAATGCCGAACTCACTGCCACCGCGCGCAGCCGGGGCGGCCAGCCCAAGGCCACCGCTGAGAATATCGAGGCGGGGCTGGTGGACTTCAGGGCGCTGGCGGAAGAGACCCGCAAGAAGATGCAGGCCAGCTTTGAGAAGGGCCAAGCGCTGGGCAAGAGCCGCAGCCAGGGCGGTGGCGGCAAGAAAAGCAGCGGCAGCCGCGGCCGGGTCAAGGGCAAGTAACCCACCGGGCCGGGGGCGGGGCAGGGGAAGGCAAAGGTGTCCCCCTGCCCCGCCCCCTTGCCCGCGGACCGTATGCTGTCACGAATGATGGTCGCCGTGCCTGAACCCGATCCCAAGACGAATTCTGCTCCCCGCACGCGCCGCCGGGGCCTCCTGATCGTGATGACGGGGGCCTCGGGCGTCGGCAAGGGCACCCTGCGCGAGCGGTGGCTCTCCGGGCAGGACGTGTTCTACTCGACCTCGTGGACCACCCGCGAGGCCCGGCCCGGCGAGCGCGACGGTGTGGACTACGTGTTCGTGACGCCAGAGGTCTTTCTGGAAAAGGTCGCCCAGAACGGCTTTCTGGAACACGCCCAGTTCGTCGGCAATCACTACGGCACGCCCATTGAACCCATCGAGGCCGCCCTCGCCCGTGGGCAGGACGTGGTGCTGGAGATCGAGGTGGAGGGCGCGATGCAGGTCAAGGACCGCATAGGCGAGGAGGCGGTGCTGGTGTTCATCATGCCGCCCAGCCTGACCGAGCTGCGCCGACGCCTGACGGGGCGCGCCACCGAGACCCCCGAGCGCATCGAGAAACGGCTCGCCCGTGCCCGGGACGAGATCATGCAGGCCCACGCCTTTCGCTACGTGGTCGTGAACGACGACCTGGACCGTGCCGTGCGTGAATTGCAGGCCGTCCAGCGGGCCGAGCACGCCCGCCAGCATCCCGAGGACGAGTGGACTGACGAGGACCGCGCCGCCATCCACCTGGCCGAGACC
Encoded proteins:
- the tkt gene encoding transketolase — encoded protein: MTATQQQQSVDQLSVNTIRTLSIDAVQQANSGHPGAPLGAAPMGYVLWQHFLRHNPKNPEWAGRDRFVLSAGHASMLIYSLLHLTGYDMPLEDIKRFRQWGSKTPGHPEFFHTKGLDATTGPLGQGAAMTVGMAMAEHHLAARYNREGFPIFDNYVYSILGDGDLQEGVNHESAALAGHLKLGKLIWLHDDNSVQLDTATDKTTDEDTAERYRAYGWEVLRVEDGNNLNEIEAVIRQARENMDQPTLIQVRTIIGFGSPRAGTSKAHGEPLGAEGVAATKAALGWDYPPFTVPDEVRANMDATERGAKLEADWQAMFDRYQEAYPDLAAEVMALLKRELPENLEAALPTFESGGKGVATRNASGEVINALAKVVPGLMGGSADLSGSTKTTIKDGGELLPGHYEGRNIYFGVREFGMAAAGNGLALYGGPRPLVGTFLVFADYLKPAFRLSALQMQPVTYVLTHDSIGLGEDGPTHQPIEQLAMLRAVPNARVIRPADANETAAAWLMALEHGTGPTALALSRQDLPVLPRNIEGVKKGAYVVRDAENAQIILIASGSEVSLALDAAEALAGEGVAARVVSMPCMEVFREQDRDYRDSVLTPGVKRVAVEAAAKQPWYEWVGFDGAVIGMETFGASAPAAVLFEKFGFSVPHVAEVVRSVLGK
- a CDS encoding SDR family oxidoreductase; translated protein: MTNPSQDQDQPTSAPTASFPQKAPGQTQEDQPGHESQMTLEPVTIRDDYRGSGKLEGKVALITGGDSGIGRAVAVHFAREGADVAIVYLDEHEDAQATVGMVEGEGRRAVAIAGDIGDPQFAQQAVQRTVQELGGLDILVNNAAEQHPQESITAITPEQLERTFRTNIFGMFYITQAALPHLQKGAAIINTTSVTAYKGSPQLLDYSSTKGAIVAFTRSLSQSLAEQGIRVNAVAPGPIWTPLIPSTFPQDKVESFGQDVPLKRPGQPAEVAPAYVFLASEDGSFMAGQVLHPNGGEVVNG
- a CDS encoding Lrp/AsnC family transcriptional regulator; this translates as MTAPAPTPTQVTPREQLLNRIQRDIPIVRRPYRVLAEEVGLTEAQALDILREVKEEGVLRQVSAIFDTRTLGYKSSLVAAVYDEDGLDAGAEVVNGHPGVSHNYKRNHSFNLWYTIAVPPESDLEAHVQKLHELSGAKVTRLMPTLHLFKIGVEFDMSGQEDWNAKAKPQYTNADRNIGYQVSDLDRAFVVEFQKDLPVAEEPYADACAALGLSIDEVAAHAQRMKEAGALRRVSAVFRHQKAGFTFNAMGVWAVPQDRVAEVGRRMAEFKAVSHCYLRPTYPEWPYTIFTMVHGRSKEEAFGKIDAIEREVAQGVDHAILYSTKEYKKVRLEFYKPEFYEWEETHLGANS
- a CDS encoding Lrp/AsnC family transcriptional regulator → MVTAIVMVQAERQRIQETAEALAGVPSVREVYSVTGEWDIVAVLRLTRYEDLDDVVTGHLRKVEGIVRTQTMLAFRTYSESLLDQGFGVGLDESQPS
- the gmk gene encoding guanylate kinase; the protein is MMVAVPEPDPKTNSAPRTRRRGLLIVMTGASGVGKGTLRERWLSGQDVFYSTSWTTREARPGERDGVDYVFVTPEVFLEKVAQNGFLEHAQFVGNHYGTPIEPIEAALARGQDVVLEIEVEGAMQVKDRIGEEAVLVFIMPPSLTELRRRLTGRATETPERIEKRLARARDEIMQAHAFRYVVVNDDLDRAVRELQAVQRAEHARQHPEDEWTDEDRAAIHLAETVRSTALTQEDLRRVVES